DNA from Vicia villosa cultivar HV-30 ecotype Madison, WI unplaced genomic scaffold, Vvil1.0 ctg.000345F_1_1, whole genome shotgun sequence:
gactgaaaaattaaaaaatattaaatctaaatATTATTGAATGGGTGTTTTTGCATAAATAAAACCAAGTGTTGGAATAATTAGAGTTTTCAAgaaagatgaaaaagaagaagaagaagaagaagaagaagaagaagaagaagaaggggagagcggatgagagagagagaggggggagaGAAAAATGTAGATTTGTTATTATTGTTAGGTGTGTTGGTGTCAAGGCTCAGAACCAATCCATACAAGCCAGGCCCAAAACATAAAAGTTATATTTTGGCTTCAACACAAAATTTAAATGCGGTATTCGACTCTGTCGAATATAGCTGACTCCTACTTCTTCAACTAGCTACTTCGACACAATCGAATACTAGCTTTTCTACAAAACGTCAAACTATAACTTTTAACTCACCACCTAATTGATGTTTTAGACACTTCTCATCCCAATGATTTTCTTTAACTCGTCAAACCTAAATTTCTGCATGGATTTGGTGAGTATATCATCTAGTTGGCAGTCTGTCTTGCAATGCTCAAGTTCAAGCTTTCCTTTATTCACTTGATCCCTAAGAAAATTCTACCTCCTCTTTATGTGTTTACTTCAGCAGGATGACTGGATAGATTATGCAGTAGCATCTCTATTCATACTGCTTAACATGTTGCATGCGATGCAACCACATATTCAGCTTTACATTATGACAAAGTCACAATGCTTTGCTTCCTTGAGCTCCAAGAGATTGGAGCACCTCCTATCATGAATATGTAGCCTGTAGTACTCTTTGTCTCTCCTTGATCACCACTGTAATTTGAATCAGTGTAGCCATATACCTATGCATATGTGATGGTCTTCTTCTGCCTTGGCATCAGCACACCATGATCAATCGTACCCTTTATGTATCTCAGCATCCTCATCACGTAATGAGATGACATTCTTGGGGTTTCTCCATGAATATGCTCAACAATCTGACACTTTGATAAGTATTTGGTCTGGTATTACAAATCTACCTCTAGAATCCAATAATTTGTTTGTACAGTGTTGCACTTACAAACTCATCATTTGTATCCTTCTTTAACTTTGTTCAAGTTTCCAATGGTGTGGCAGTTTCATTATAGTTACTCCTCTTAAACCTCTTCAAGATATCTTGAGCATACTTCTTCTGGTTCAAGAATACTCCTTAACTTGTGTCTTTGAACTCCATCCCTAAGAAACATGACAATTTCCCTAGGTTGGACATTTCAAACTCGTGCATCAGCTTCGACTTGACTCTTCTTAAATATGCTTCATATACCCTTGTGATCAACAAATCATCTGTGTACAAGCATAAAATGATTCACTGAACATGTTTTCATCATTGACATACACTCCATTGTtaaaacaagatttggttctacgctttatctctaagttttgatgataacaacatatatattttatatgtaaataattttgtttctaaCGGTTTCTTAAGTGTGCAGATCAGAAATGCTTATTGATTCGGGACTATTGTTCAAAGAATCATCAGAAATATGCTCGGCACGTCACAAAGACTATTCACATCCTTCTTAAAAGAAACATCAGTTattctgaagaatgttgaatgttaACCAGGACGAAGATATCCTTTGTAGTTATCACTCAATATGCTGCTGCTTCAGAAGTCTCAAGTATCTCCAGAAAAAATAAGAAGAAGTTGCTCCAAGATCAAAAAACAGGTCTACATCAGATACAAGCTTTTGCTTCAAAAGATCAGAAGTCAAGATGTGTTCGTCATAAGAGTTGTTGCTTCTAACTCTGAGGACATAGTCAAGATCAGCTTATAAAGGTCAAGATAAAAAATGTGGGTTAGTTGTCATGTCTCAAAGTTCAGATATTATGACTTATCTTTAGAAAAAGTTGTTGCTTTATATATATGAAAACATTGTTCTATTTCTGAAAGACTCTTACACTATTGCATGAAAGATTTGATCTCAGATAGGAAGTCATGCGTCGTATTTCAGAAAAGTTGTTGTTATCATTTCTGAAAGACAAGGTAATGTTCCTAATGACTCTGATGTTCTTATGCTATGATAATAAAGTAGTTTCTGAACTACTCATCATAAAATTCATCAGAAGAATGAATACAAGAAGTTGATCTCTTCCAAGTATATTACTTGAGATCATAAGTAcatcatttgaagataagatcaatAAACTTTTTCAAGAAGATTTTAGTACAACGATATGCTTAACAAGTCCATTATTACAAGATGTTTGTAATATTCAGAAGGTATCTTCCATGTTTTTCATGATAAATCTGCAAGCTACAGGCTAAGGAAGTAACGTGTTGTATTATCCAACATCTCGCTTGAAAGTATCTGTTGAAAAGTAACCGTTGATATTGGAAAGGACCCTTCTATCCTCATAACGTCTCTTTCTTTCTAAAGACTATAAAAGAAGATCAAATATCTCAGAAGAAATGCTCCAAAAGCCGAAATACTCAGATGAATGCCtaaagctcatgctaaagctgtTGAAGTCAAAATACTCAAGCGAAGCTGAAAGCTGAAGCCAAACAGAAAAGAGgataaagaaagaaaagaaagaagaacactACAAGATGCTACCCAAATATCTATCAAATACATATTTGTAGAATCATGTAAAAGCAAGGAGTTGTTTTTCATGACTTGCTTAACACCTTTGTGTTATTATCTCTTGTACTTAAACATTTGCGTAATCAGCTTGTAAGaagcaatcatgtaaacacaaatATTAAGCAAATGTAAGTTTTTTCCTTGAGTGACTATGTTAGTCTGTATACTCAATAAGACTTTGACAGTTTGTCATTGTAGTGAATGGATTATGTCCTTTTCTaaggaaaaatcaccttggcgggtagACAAGATTAACTTTTTCTAAGATGAACCTAGATAACATGAATGTGTCATTTTTATCTTTATcacatttgtttttgtttatcttgtataAATAGTATTTCTAAATGGAAAAGTTttaaaaacccaattcaaacccccctttcttgtgatTTTATCTACCTTCATCCATGTTCAGAGACACACTTTTTGAAACCTGCTTCAATTAGTAAGTTATTTATTCTTATTCTAAGCCCTTAGTGTTTGTGTCAAGCCATATAAAGACTTCCTCAATCTGTACACCTTCGACTCCTGCTATTTGATTTCAAATCCTGGTAGTTGactgacatagacttcttcttctAAAGGTCCATTCATAAATGTTGATTTTACATCCAAATGACGTGTCTTCCACCCTCTATATGTTATTGTCGGCACAACAATCCTGACTGTCTCCAACCTTGCAACAGGTGCGCAGACCTTGTCGAAATCAATACTAGGTTTTTGTAGAAAACATCACGCCACTAGTCTTGCCTTATGGTTATAAATATCACCATTTGGCCTTTGTTTCAGCTTGTAAACCCATTTCACATAAAATGGCTTCTTGATAGATCTTTCAACAAGCTCCCTGGTCTTGTTCTTTTTTATTGCCCTAAGTTCTTATTTTATGGTTGATTTAATCACTCATGGATTAATCCAAATCGTTTGGTTCTGATTCAGTCATCATTATTGCTTCTTCTATAAAGTCATCATCTACATTGACTACTTGATCTAGAAATATCTCATATCTAACTAATTCTATCGAATCACTTCTCATTCTAATCGATCTTCTAACATTTTGCTCAGGTGGTTCTTCATTTTGATTGGTTATGATTTCAGTTCGTTAGTCTTCTTCAAGCACATTTGGGACTGTTTCTTGCATATGTAGAGCCGACTTATGAGTCTaattccaccattttctttcttcCATCAGAACATCTCTAATGATTGCCAGTTTATCGTCAGTTGGTGAATACAACTTGTATGCACCAGTCGAATGATAACCAATGAGCACCATGGTCATACTTTGATCATCTATCTTTTTCCTCAATTGTTCACGAACATGCTTGAAACACAATGATCCAAAAACTCTAAGAGGACTAACATTTGGTTTATGTCATGTCCAAGCCTCATAAGGTGTTTTCTCGACTATTTTCTCCATTGTGCATCTGTTTAAAATGAATAGCTTTGTCGTAGCAGCTTCACCCTAAAATCTCTTTGGCATTTCTTTAGCTTTCAACATACTTCTGGCCACGTTCAGTATACCTTGATTCTTCCTCTCAGCTATACCATTATGATGAGGTGTATAGGGTGCAATGAACTCATGCTCTATACCTTCCTTATTGCAGAATTTTGCAAATTATCGAAAGGTGTATTCACCGCCACTATTAGTTCTCAGTTTCTTTAACTTGCATCCACTTTGTTTCTCAACATGTAATTTAAACTTCTTGAATTGTGTGAATACCTCACTCTTTCTTTCAATAAGGTAAATCCATGTATATCTAGTGTATTCATCTATGAAAGTTAGGAAATAGAATTTACCTCCATTCGACCTCACTTCAAAAGGTACACACACATTAGAGTGAATTAGCTTCATCTTTTCTTTTGACCTCATTGGTAATTCATGCTTGAATGCTTTCCTAACCTTCTTTGATTTAGAACATTCCTTACACACCTGACTTGGTTCCTTCACCTGAGTTAAGTCATGCTCCATCTTTTTCAGGTTGAGCATACCTAAACTTCTGAAATTTAGATGACCATACATGCGATGTAATAGTCAATTCTTGTTCTCTTCAGCAGTCGAAGCAAGACACTTGTGATCAactgtgttgatatttactttgaaGGGATTTTCATCTTCCAATGGTGCTTTCAGAATTAACCTTCCTTCACCATCATGCACCTCTATCTATGCTTATCAagcttttcatcttgtacttttcAGAATCAACTTTTCAGCTTCATGTTGTATCTTTTTACAAGTAATTGATCTATGCTTATCGAATTACTTTTCATCAAATGTACATACAACACATCAGTGATGTTGTCTTTTCGACCATCCTTCCTAACCACAAATATGTCTCCTTTTCCATCTGATGTGATGTGTGTTTCATATGCAAACATGATCACTTTCTTGACTTATGCATCTAACTTGGTGAACCAGGTTTTATTTTCAGTCATGTGGTTACAGCATCCCGAATCTAAGTACCGCGTGTTGGTTTTCTCATTGGTCGACTGAGTATTTACCATTAGTATCACATGATCAGAATCACTATCTTCAATGTATGCATATTGCATGTCATAATTATCTTTTGCTCTTACTTTTTTCTTTCTACGACATACTCGAGcataattataaaattcttgACATTTGTAACACTGCACCTTCTTCATGTCAACTTTCTTCCTCGAATACTTGTTGCCCATGTCTTTCTTGGTTGAATCAGAATAATTCTTTGAACTCTTACTTGACTTTTCATCACTATCAAGATTCTTTCTTTGGTTCACCTTCTCTTTTCCAGACTTCTTAATGAATTTTGCTTGTAGTGCCTTCTCAACCACCTTTTCCCTTTTTGAGTTCCTCTGCTCCAGCCTCATCTCATGAGCCTGTAATGAAGCTTGAAGTTCTTCTAACTTCATCTCAGCTGGGTTCTTGGACTCTTCGATTGACACTATAATGTAAACAAAATTTACAGTCATAGATCTCAACACTTTCTCAATCTTCTGTAAATTGTTGATTGATTCGCCACACGCCTTCATATGGTTTGTTACCAGCACCACAAATAAAAAGTATTTTGAGACTGATTCATCTTCCTTCATTTGATTCATTTCGAATTGTTTTCTCAATGTTTGTAACTTCACCTTTTTTTAAGTTTTTCATCTCCGCCGTACAACTTCTTTAACTTGTCTCACGCTTCTTTAGCCATTTCTTCTTCGATAGTCTTCTCGAACACGTTAGGTTCCACACACTTGTGAGTTAATAACATAGTTtttcatctttctttatttgatcCTTGTGCGCAGCTTTCTGAACATCAGATGCATTTGCTTCCAATGTCAGTACTCCGTCATtcacaattagggttttcaagaaagatgaggaagaaaaagaaagaaatgagaGAAAATTGTAAATTTGTCAGTATTGTTAAGTGTGTTGTTGTTTTACAAATTTATTACAATAGCATGCCTATTTATAGGCGATCAATGCCCAAGCCCATCCATACAACCCAAACCCAAAATATACAACCTTAACCCAAAACATACCAGTTATATCTTGGTGTTTAATGATAGAAACTTGAAAAGAACTTATAAAGATAACCAGTACATTGGATAAAGAAAAGAAATATTCCATAAATGTATTTCTGAAATTCTGAAATATATTTACGggcttttttttaacaaaataaatgtGTAGTTCACTTACGCATGTATTtggtatattttaaatttatggtGCGTTTGAAAATGCATTTTCAGAAACTGAGAGGCATTTTCGATTTTACATAGGATTCTTTTCCACCTCATATGATGTAAtaagaaattttcttatattttgcTTCGACATAACAATAAAATGTTGTATTCGACTCTGTCGAATACAGCTGACTCCTACTTTTTCGTCTAACTACTTCAACATAGTCAAATACtaattgttctggactgggccgaccAGGCCCAGCTCTTCTacccagccgagcaggcccaacacgTTTGGGCCCATTTCGTTAGTGGCAGTTACGGACTTGTCAAGAAGACCACGTAACGCGTCAGCGAAAGATTCGGTCAACCTCCTCTGAATCTTACGCCACGCTCTTCCCAGAATGTGagtcacctgctgactcagccctagaagagggtgttctggcagtttcctagcacgtgggcctccaactggatttggcccaattaggaaaccttggcccagcgctggggactataaataccctctttcactagagggtcaggtatctaTTCTTCACTTCTTAAACCCTCATTCTCTCTGATTGATAGCTGCTGACTTTaacatcggagaaccttgcaggtacccccccccacCCACCTTGTTCATCAAGCCAGATCCAGCTGCCGTAACGATCCACTCTGATCAGGTCAGATCACTAACTTTTCTACAAAAACATCGAATTACAACTTCTAACTCCAAAAAATTTTGTTTCTTAAGTAGATTCAAAAAGTCTGTCTAAGTCacaatctaaaaaaaattaactacTTATAATAATAACTATTACATTCATGATAATATAAGTTTGAAAACTACACATCAAAAAATGAAATGAGATTATTGAACGAGTGCTTTTGCATAAATAGAACTAAAAAGTTACATTTCATAAGTAGATTCAAAAGTTTCATCTTCgtcacaatttaaaaaaatttaactacTTATAATAATAACATTCTATGATAATATAAGTTTGAAAATTACACATCAAAAGTTGAAATGAGACTTCCAATCTTGTTCCCAAGAGTAGAACTCGTCACTTCCTTTCACATCTAGTCGTTTTTTTTAAGTTATCATAAGAGGAGAGAGCCCTGGTTTTTTTGTGCTCTTTTTAGCTTATATATACCACAATCAATCAACTTGATCAGCTAATACCAAGAAACAAAACATCCTACATACATAGttgtttgtttaaaaataaaGCCCAAACAATCAATTACTCAAAACATTTAAACAAtttcatatttatataatattcttAACATTGAGATTGTTTATGACTAACCTCTTCAATACATTACGAGGTATGCTATAGTTACACCAGAAAACATAAACAGCTTATGCTTACATCGTAGTCTGAAAGCTTATTTTTAAGTGTGACACAAAATCCAActtgaataaaaataataattaaagaaaaaatgtATATGGTACCGCATTTTTATACGGTGTAGTGTAAAATTCAGGTGTAAGCAAGATATTTCTCTTTTATCATCTTTTTACAGAAGCAACTATGCTGACAACTACTGTATTTTGTTGGAACTTGAAACTGCTTAGTACTTTTCATGATAAAGTTTGAAATGCATGATAAAGTTTGAAATACCTTTCATTATAACATGTCATGAAATATGATGAAATTTAAATAACTTACTATGAAATGTCATCGTCGGCAATtaagtgcatgtttggtttggcttttgaaaagggcaaaagcaattctagaggtgaagaatcaattctggataattttaagatgtttggtttgacaaaagtagaattgattctgtctccagaattgattctacttgaagctagaatttgtagcttctgcctccagaattgattctggatgatttttacactgtaatttattattcaactcacttttacaaaaatgtatccaaacataaatcaattctgctaaactcaattctgctagaatcaattctaccaaactcaattctactagaatcaattctgtccaccgctaatccaaacacaccctaaaccTCATTACCAAAAATATATCCAATTTTATTCTTCTATTAAATCATTCTTATaacttgtttatttataaattccATCTTAATTGCAAGAGTGGAATTagataaaaattaagaaaatttctttacccaccttcctatggggtCAACCCCAACGAAATCccaaaattacccctgcttcggagatgcatctccgaagttattttttttttgaattttttttttacttcggaaatgcatctccgaaaacaccaaaaaggtggtgttttcggagatgcatttccgaagtaaaaaaaatttaaaaccgtgaatatttcggaagttcatttccgaaaatattcctgcatatacaattttccctccttcactatttcatcatttttctccaaaacttctccaacccctctccaaaacccaatcaatctccatccatttttcgtcctaaaatcaagtttcaaaccgttgatcacgttaaagggagcatagaaagctacaatttcaggtaaacatctctcatttcattccctatttcactacattgattgatgtTGGAGgagacggcaattgtggatatcgggccgttgcgggtttgctcggtaaagggaaAAATAAttacactttagtccgacgggaacttattgcggagttgacttcatatcgggacatctacggccgactatatgaaaatcaagaaaagtttgcgaaaattcatgattcacttgttccatcacttaccggtatcgctccggtttcgaagtggatgtcattccccgatatgggtcatctaatagcaagtgcatatgatatggtatgtgtcgatttgacgaggtttggactaagtgagactttctttccacttcatagtcgaccgccattggacgcgtcgagccggatcatatgcatcgggtatctacgatcgcggcacttcgtccaagtgtttttgaaaccgggatgtcctataccggctacttcttgtcaatggacggcgcatcattcaaatgaggcggagacttggccggatcctttcgtttcaagaatggcggagtttgaagaaatgatgcgccaagagcgcgagcaaaatagagagcggtcgaagaacatacctattttggacttaggatccaccgattggttcggtgaattttagtttgttccagatcgttttttgtttgtaatgaccatttttgtatgtattgttgattatcatgtaaaatcggaccgattcaatacatatataatataagtatgttttatgtcatcattggctaatttatgtgtattttgaatttcttttgtattttttacacaaaacactaagcaatcaacaaaatgcaaaatttagttctgttttctgcataattcggaaatgaacttccgaaatatgctagtctgcctccaattttcggaagttcatttccgaaaagtccactgaagcaggataaggtttgttgggccatcattgctccaataagtctataaatacaacacactcttcttcatcctcttcacaccacaaaacacaaatgacacaaacctaccctcacctagcattcgtctactttgaaagcggctacccgatgccgttccaatttcgcttctcgcgcgacacgccgtttgcggagttgataacgtcgctcaacacgcttttgcactatcccgagaatcgaaaggttgtcaagctcgagtaccgctcgccatcgcttaacgacgagggagacattaagttcacaccttttgagatcaagaacgacgaagatttagcagttttgtggacaacgttcgaccgattttcttcgaagggcccgatcgagttggacgcgaaacttcaaagatcggcggacgacgttatcaaaatgttgactcgtccccacctacccgtgtttaacaatatgtaactttaatcttatgtaatgtgatcgatgtaatcttcatccgattaaataaagcgaatcgttattgtttgttatttttcttctgtccagaccttatttcggaagtacatttccaaatttctccaaggggggtgaattcggagatgaacttccgaatacaccaattttctgaaaaaacaactttatttcggagatgcatctccgaaatcaatattttataataaaaaaacaccttttcggagatacattttcgaaaacacctttttttcaaaaaaaagtacgttttcggaaatgaacttccgaaactaggggtattttggtaaattcaccggaggtggcca
Protein-coding regions in this window:
- the LOC131627025 gene encoding uncharacterized protein LOC131627025, with the protein product MNQMKEDESVSKYFLFVVLVTNHMKACGESINNLQKIEKVLRSMTVNFVYIIVSIEESKNPAEMKLEELQASLQAHEMRLEQRNSKREKVVEKALQAKFIKKSGKEKVNQRKNLDSDEKSSKSSKNYSDSTKKDMGNKYSRKKVDMKKVQCYKCQEFYNYARVCRRKKKVRAKDNYDMQYAYIEDSDSDHVILMVNTQSTNEKTNTRYLDSGCCNHMTENKTWFTKLDA